One segment of Paenibacillus sp. FSL R7-0337 DNA contains the following:
- a CDS encoding carboxymuconolactone decarboxylase family protein, which produces MNKNTNSGLDHFTNLSGDYGAKALAPIKEHFPELAEYIMGNAYGDIFQRTTIGSDWKEIAVISSLITMGQYEQLGVHYVMALRVGMTVEQIKGVLLHLVPCVGAPRVISAFNVLLDTLEEIKEKSS; this is translated from the coding sequence GTGAACAAGAACACGAACAGCGGACTCGATCATTTCACTAATCTCTCTGGAGATTATGGGGCCAAGGCCCTAGCTCCGATCAAAGAGCATTTTCCGGAACTAGCCGAATATATCATGGGCAATGCTTATGGCGATATTTTTCAACGGACCACGATTGGCTCTGACTGGAAAGAGATCGCGGTGATCTCGTCTCTGATTACGATGGGGCAGTATGAGCAGTTAGGTGTTCATTATGTAATGGCGCTCCGTGTTGGCATGACTGTTGAGCAGATCAAGGGCGTGCTGCTTCATCTGGTCCCTTGCGTCGGTGCTCCCCGGGTAATTTCGGCCTTTAATGTGCTGCTGGATACCCTGGAGGAAATCAAAGAAAAATCTTCATAA